In Vigna angularis cultivar LongXiaoDou No.4 chromosome 8, ASM1680809v1, whole genome shotgun sequence, one DNA window encodes the following:
- the LOC108346013 gene encoding uncharacterized protein LOC108346013 — MDTMACNKGQHVRKAKKKQVKDELDRLKQAEKKKRRLEKALATSAAIISELEKKKQKKKEEQQRLDEEGAAIAEAVALHVLLDEDSDDSCKVVIDNGGCKTWNCNRNLGISVGGESGCFPHLDGGRWSFERVGWVSDAYRYGCKWGGGENGEWSFSSDPFEKNVNEPLYEGAGWGPAGFSADLIAAQAVSALQIAEEADEDRILF, encoded by the coding sequence ATGGATACCATGGCATGTAATAAAGGGCAACATGTGAGAAAAGCGAAGAAGAAGCAGGTGAAAGACGAATTGGATCGTCTGAAACAGgctgagaagaagaaaaggcgCTTGGAAAAAGCACTTGCTACTTCTGCAGCCATTATTTCTGAACTGgagaaaaagaaacagaaaaagaaagaagagcagCAGAGACTCGATGAAGAGGGTGCTGCTATTGCTGAGGCTGTTGCTCTGCATGTTTTACTTGACGAAGACTCGGACGATTCCTGTAAGGTTGTGATAGATAATGGTGGGTGCAAGACCTGGAACTGCAACCGAAATCTCGGCATCTCTGTGGGTGGAGAAAGTGGTTGCTTCCCTCATCTAGATGGTGGCAGATGGTCTTTTGAAAGAGTGGGTTGGGTCTCTGATGCATACAGATATGGTTGCAAGTGGGGTGGTGGTGAAAATGGAGAATGGTCATTCTCATCAGACCCTTTTGAGAAAAACGTGAACGAACCACTATATGAAGGTGCAGGATGGGGACCTGCAGGTTTCTCTGCTGATCTCATAGCAGCACAAGCAGTTTCAGCTCTGCAGATTGCTGAGGAGGCAGATGAAGATAGGATTctgttttaa